ATAGTGAGGACCTCACTCTGGATTTCGTGGCTCAGCTGGGTCTGTAAATCACTCAGTTTCTTTTTCAACACTGCCAAAGCAGACATGACGATGGTCTCAGGTCGCAGTGAGCCACACGTCTCCACATTGTAATAGAACCTGCAAAAGTTTGAGACAACAGAAATTAACCGTGACGTCGCTTCCATCTTTATCATCACATACTGCTGTAACAATCAAAACCTCTATCACATACTGGTATTGTCATCATAGGAATGGACACTGATGATTAAGGATGGGTATTTTAATTGATTTCACCACCATTCAAATCATATGTTTTTTCAGATATCTGCCATCTGTTTCAGCAGAAGGGTGGGGCGAGAGAGGAGCATGGGCCAGTGTGTGTGGCAGTCTGTGCACGGAGGGAGAGAAAGTAGCCAAACCGACATCCGCTAGTTAGGCAAACTTATTGCTGCCATAGGTTATCATACCATCTGGTAGTGCATGTTTTGACTGCATCAAATCTTTGTACCTAaagaagctagccagctacagtagccatctaagctagctagctagctaaagtagcATGGCTAATTGAGAAAAGTTTGCTGTGCTCCCCGTACTGGTCTACAAGAACTCCATTCATATGAAACGGCCTACCTGTTGGTTGAGCATTGTAGCCACCTACTTCTCATTTGGCCAATTCTATTTTGCATTGATTATTAATCTCCCACTTCGCTTGTTACACATGGAGACCGACTGTAGCGCTACTTTGATTGACCGAAATGTGTGTAAACTAGAGGTGACTTATTCTATGGGTCGCAACATGTGTTGAATGTCACAGTCTATCCTTGTAGGCTATGTATCATCGTCGCATACAGTgcccttcggaaagtattcagaccccttgaccttttccacgttgttacgttacagccttattctaaaatttattaaacatgtttccccctcaatctacacataataccccacaataacaaaacaaaagcaggtttttagaaatgttcactaatttatataaataaataaaaactgatatatacatttacttaagtattcagaccctttactcagtacattgttgaagcaccgaTTGGCAGTGACTACCGCaatgattcttcttgggtatgacactacaagcttggcacacctgtatttcgggagtatctcccattcttctttgcaaaccctcaaactctgtcaggttggatggggagtgttgctggatatatattttcaggtttctccagagatgttctttattttatttttgttgttgaatttttaccccttttctccccaatttcgtggtatccaattgttgtagtagctactatcttgtctcatcgctacaattcCCTTactggctcgggagagacgaaggttgaaagtcatgcgtcctccgatacacaacccaaccagccgtactgcttcttaacacagcgcacatccaacccggaagccagccgcaccaatgtgccggaggaaacaccatgtacctggcaaccttggttagcgctcactgcgcccggcccgccacaggagtcgctggtgcgcgatgagacaaggacatccctaccgaccaagccctccctaacccggacgacgctaggccaattgtgcgtcgccccacggacctcccggtgtCGGCCGGTTACGACAAGAGCCTGGACgggaacccagggactctgatggcacagctggcgctgcagcaCAGCGCACTTAACCACTGCGCTACCCGGGAGGCcacctctccagagatgttcaaccaggttcaagtccaggccactcaaggacattcagacacttgtactgaagccactcctgcgttgtcttggctgtgtgcttagggttgttgtctaattggaaggtgaaccgtcgccccagtctgaggacctgagcactctggagcagttcatcatggatctctctgtactttgctctgttcatctttgccttgatcctgactagtctcccggtccctgccgctgaaaaacatccccctaGCATGAAGCCTATATTTgttgtccaatcagttgaatttatcACATAAATTAGCAAAattatctaaaaacctgttttcgctttgacattatggggtattgtgtgtaaattgctaaggaattatttttaaaaaaaatcaattttagaataaggctgtaacataaaatgtgaaaaaagtcaagaggtctgaatactttacaaagACACTGTGTAGAATTTGATTACATTTTATAAAAAGCCCTTATACTGCTAAAATAAGCCTATATTTGTTCTCCTCAAAAATGAATACTCTCCCAAGTAATCGAATACAAATATCTGTTTGAATATTTGAATAACCGTGCCCATTCCTGCTGATGATGCACACCCTAAATGCTCCATAACAAACATGTAATTTACCTCTCATATTTGCCATATGGGTCAAATGGGGCTTGCACCTCATCCTCCTCAATCTGAGTATTCACTCTTTGGCCTGAGACAGAGAATACCAGGGTCAATTCTAATGGATAACAATAAGTGACACTCCCTCACAGAATACTTTTTCTGTCCCTTAACATTACAAAATAACACACCATTCCCCCGGCCGTGGGTACACAGTGTGCCTCAGTGCATTGTCTGGGTCATACTCAAAGGATACACCGGCTGTAGGGTTCCACTTGGCATGTTCCTTGCCAAAGCCCTTCTTGGCATAAGCTCTGAGACGCAGCTCCTGACCCTTTCGAAGCTTCACAGGCAAAATGTCTGACAATATGAAGGAGGCAGAGTCGAGAGAGCGAaacagaggtagtgtgtgtaagACACCAAATATTTATAATAAAATGCTGTAATATAAGATCATGGGGAAGAGCAGCTCACCATCCTGTTCAACAGTCAATGGGATCATTGATGACTCAAGGGTGGTTGGACAGCAGGTCTGGTGAGGTCACATGCCGTGTCTGGTCCGCTGTGCAGCGAACGTCCAGCGTCAGTTCAACAGAGCATTCTGGGCAGAAATCGTCACATGTACAGTCCTGcggtagaggggaagagagggacaaAGCATTAGGAGCTTCATCTTCAAGTAAGCATGGCTGGCAATGATACTTTCAGCCATCTTCATCAGGTGTTCAAATGCTTACTCTGGAGTACTGCATCTTGTCCACAACATCATCACTTGTGAGGgggaaagacctgaaaatgtgATCATAGTTATCAGTGCAATATTGGAACACTGGAGGCACAAAAACAAAGTTGTACAATTCACTACATTCCCACTCTGTGAGCAATGAACTCATCGTGGATCACAGAAGAATTTGCATCAATTTGAATCCAATCAATAGCTGAAATGAGACATGAGATTAACATTTACACGAACCATTGTGGCGAGGACATGGATCTTACAAACCGCTACACATTCATAATATTATTAATAAGAACAAGCACAGGCGATAGAGTATCTTACCTATTGTTGCAACCTCTGACAAAGACACGTCGGATGGAATTTGCAACCCTGTATAATCAGACAACACATGTGAAAGAACACATTAAAATTGTAACTTCAGCCAATAGCAGTCTCATGTAATATTTAAGCTTATGATCTAGCTAGCCCTTCGGGGTGATGAGCAGGCACTACTACTCTGCGCTTGTTTCGAAAATCCCAGACCTGCCttgtatatacaaaagtacgtGGAAACCCCTTGAAATGTGtagattctgctatttcagccacacctgttgctgacaagtgtataaaaatcgagcacacagccatgcaatctccatagacaaacattgccagtagaacagccttactgaagagctcagtgactttcaacgtggcaccatcaaaGGAtccagtttgtcaaatgtctgccctgctagagctgccccagtcaactggaagtgctgttattgtgaagtggaaacgtctaggagcaacaacggctcagccgcaaagtggtaggccccAGAAGCTCACAAAATATTTTATTTGACAACGGGACAGCCGAGAGCTGAAGTGGGAAAAgattgtctgtccttggttgcaacactcactacgagttccaaactgcctctggaagcaacgtcagcacaagaactgttcgtcaggagcttcatgaaatgtgtttccatagccgagcagccacacacaagcctaagatcaccatgcgcaatgccaagcgttggctggagtgatgtaaagctcgcagccattggactctggaccagtggaaacgcgttctctggggtgatgaatcacacttcaccatctggcagtcagacggacgaatctgggtttggcggatgccaggagaatgctacctgcctaaATGCAaagtgacaactgtaaagtttggtggaggcggtataatggtctgggctaagccccttagttccagtgaatggaaatGTTAATGCTACaatatacaatgacattctagacaattctgtgcttcaaTTTTGTGACAACAGCTTGGGGGAAAGCCTTTTGctgtttcagcattacaatgcCCCTGTGTACAAAGTGATAGAACTTGATCGGCCtgtgcagagccctgacctcaagcccattgaacacctttaggatgaattggaacaccagctgtgagccaggcctaatccccaaacatcagtgcctgacttcactaatgctcatggctgaatggaagcaagtctccgcaGCCATGTTCCAACGTGTAGTgcaaagcctttccagaagagcgGTGGCTGTTCTAGCAGCAAAAgaaggaccaactccatattaatatccatgattttggaacgagttgttcgacaagcaggtgtccacatactttcggTAATTCAATGTATGTTGGAACATACATTGGTTACATCGTGGGAGGCAACCCGTCTCTCGGCTGCTCCCTCCCAGCAAGCCAAATAGTGACCTAACGCTATGTAACTTTACACATGATTTTGTCTAATATTCCATTGCTGCGTCATCATTGACGTGCATACAGAAATATTAAAACATGGACATATGTCATGCTGTAGTTATTTAAATTAATCAAGTATCAGCGGGCGCCAGCTATTCATTGCACTGGCTACGCTCTCACAAGCTACGTAACGAGCTCGTTCACTAGCAAGCTAACGTTTGGATAATTCATTTAAATGGTTACTCACGACAGATCGGTGTTCTCTATGACAAATTTAACATTCTCATCCGTAAATTATGTGATTGGCTGGTTAGCATACGGCATTGTTAAAGTATGAGAAAAGCACAGGTATAAATTCTTCATCGATccgtcaaaaaaaaaaaaaaccgcACGGCGCGAAAGCCTCAATCGAGGACGACTCGTCCTCATTGGCCAAAATAAAATAGTCTGTGATTGGTTACCAATTTGTGGTGGGCGTGTTTAACATCCGGGTCACACCTTTCCCCCGTGACGTCGAGAAAGatgtttcaaaataaaagtttAGTGCGCCTAGGTAAAACACTTAATGACACGTTCCAGACAACTGGGATCTCCTGAAAAAAACCGAACTCTGACTTGGAAAAATCAACTTGAACGTTCATCGAAACTGGCACCTTTCCAGAACTCCCGACTTTCTGACCttaagatcactgatgtcatcattgttttcctgagttcccagttgtcttgaaagcaccaacaGCATCGTATGACTACATGGTAAAATCCATGCAGTGTTGTTCATCCCAAGGACCCCTCATCCTAAATCAATAACTGAAAAAAATAAACAAGATTGTTGTTGTAAAtgatctgtgatttatttaggaaCTCTCAATGGAGCTGACCAAAAGCATTTAAAATACAATCTCTATTTTTGCATCCTTTATACAAAAAGAAAAATGGATAGGAAGTGGATGTGAGGGAAAACCGTTTCAAACTGGATGAAAGTGAAACCTCATACCAGACCTAAGGCACAATTATATTTGTATTGTGGATAAAAGGCGACTAAGCAATAAAACAAACCAACACTATAGGGTATTACATATAAGAGAAGAAATGTCTGAGCTGTGAGCACAGAAGCTGATcttcaatgccacacacacaaaccactgaCTGGCAGAGATCAGAGGGGAAGGGGATGGTGGAACAGAAATAGGCATATTTTTTCATCGTCTTTGGTTAATCCCTGTTAGATTCTTCAGctggaaaaaagaaaaaaatctcCAGTCACTACTAAACACACAGAATACAATTGGTATTAAACAAATACAGTGCAtgactttaaaacatttaaacaatCTAGGATTCTGAAAAAAAGTAATCCAAGGTTCCAAGCAATGCTGCTATACATGTTCAAGACACATTCTGCGCAGATACAACAGATCTTCACAATGCCTGGAGAAGTGTTTAAAAAGTCAATTCATAATAATAATCCTTTGTTTTGTGGATTTTATCTCTCTAGCACCCTCACCGTAACAGCAGCCCCCAAAAGCCCCTGCGCCACTGCTTCTCCTGTAGATGCCGCCTACAGGACACAATAGCAAAATAGGTGTCAATTACACATATTGAGTTCCCTTAATATAGGTTGTATACTAGTGAGTTCTTTCTAATGATTTATATTTGATCACTAGTGACCTGTTACCTAATTAAGGGGACTATGCACAGACTAAGGAAATGGTACCCGTTTGGCGGCGCCAGCCATGTTGACAATATCCTGGATTCGGTTTTCAAGGAAGTTCCAGGTGTCCTGGAAGTCTTCTGAGGAGTCCTGTATCATCACCAGCTCAGTGGTGTTATAGATCCCTGTCAGTGCGGCCCGTTTCGTATACCAGTTCAACTGATATAGGAAAAAAGTGAAAACTGAATAACAAAGATTTTGATACATAGACATACTATTAAAGTGGTTGTTGAAAGACAAAAACTTAAAAAGGAAACATTTGGATTGGGCTGATTTATAAACAATTGACAAAATCATGTCAGTTGTGCGCACATGTACAattaatgagaggagaggacatataATATGGAGATTAATAGGGTAGACAGAGTTAAAGGTGAAAGGGACAATGAGAGTGCAGTGTGAGGATAGGTGGCGAGTAGTAACCTTCGCAGAGGCTGGTCGGATAGTATGAGGTGCCTGATGAACGGGGGTGAGGAAGACATTGGGAGAGGGGTACTTAGGCTGAGAAGGTCGACTCACATCTGTGGAACGGTCTCCAGCGTAGTACCAGATATCATCCACCAGGGTGGAGAGGTGCTTCAGACTGTCTGGGATGTTGTGTGGGAGGAGCAGAATACTCATagcctggagagaggagaaaggaagataTACTTTAAAATCAgcaggaaaaaaaacagatgtcTGTTACTGAGTGTAATAATTTGAGGGAGACTAATGTAGATGGCAAAGTGATACATTCGATCATGTAAGCTATATGGCACATCTACGCACAGATGTAATAAATGATTGCCTCTACTAGTGTATCAAGACGATGTTACAAGATTAGGCTACCTTATACCAATCAGTAGCTTGAACTGGTTTAAGGTGAAGAGATTAACTGTCACATGTCTAGTTGATGTCTAAAATCTAATTGTTATACTGTGTTGTGTGCAAGATACCTGTGGCCAATTATCCATGTATGGTGTCAACATCCTCAATCTAGTCTCCACAGCATCTCTAAGAAACTCAGCAGTTTTCTTTGGTCTGCAAGAAATCACGTGGTtaacacatgctcacacacaccaataacaaTCACATCCATGTTTAAATCCTAACTGCGCACGAAAAGTGCACTATTCTTGCACCTGCTAATTTGAGTGTGAGGGAGCTTACTCAGCCTGACCAAGTTGGACCTGGTTGTGCTGCTCTGCCATTTGCTCTGTTAGCTGGGCATTGCACTGAGCAATGAAGTGCAAAACCAGGTCCCCTGCTCCATTCTGGAACATTCcactggaggctgctgagaggccCAGTGTCTGCTCCGAGAAAAACAGTAACAGGAAAGAAACAATTACATTTAGTCACGTAGGTAAATCTCTCCATCCACACAACTACAGTAAATCCAACTTCCCTCCACTCACTTACCTCAGCCCCTGCTGAAATGGCCTCAAGAGTCCAACCATGTAGTTGGACAAAGTCCAGTGCAGCGTTAAGGATGTGTGCTTGCAGTTGCTCCTCTGTTTCATACTCTTCTCCTTGTTCTCCACTCTGGTCTGCATAACTGCAGTGACAATAGAGAGCACACAGCATAGACCATTGGCATGCACACGTCATAAGTAACTTAAGAGCAAAATGTCACATAAATGTTTCAGAGGGAAAAACCACAACATGGTATTGTAATGTTATTATGCACTGGTAAAATGGGTGTCAGTTCAGTTTGGTGGAACCTAACCTAGTGTTGGGCTGGGGAGCCTCCTTAGCATCAGCTTCGGGTGCAGGCGCTTCCTGCGTATATGTGGCAGTGTTGTTTTTAAATGGGTGGGCTCGGTAATGCTCGTGGTAGGTTGTAGTTGAGGATGCAGCAGAGGATGGGGGGACAGGGATGGACTTGTCCTTGTCCTCCTGAAGACGAAGTGCAGCACAGTGGAAGCCTCGTCTCAGGCCATTGCATTGGGGACTGGATGATTTTGGAACTACCACTACGAGAAACAATCAGAAAAGTATGCTCTAATGATGTTCATACTGACACGATGCATCCTGTATTCTGACTGAGCACACGTATGAACTAAATTGCCTAATATTGGCAAATAATTAAAGCTCCGTAAATTGTGACCGGGGGGGTAGTTTCTCGGTAGGAGTCTCTATGTGAGCAGTTTGTGAAAATACTTGGATAATGTAACCCCCGTCACAATTTACGGGGTTAGCCTAATTAGCTAACTATGTTTATTGGATCGAAGAGCTCAACACTTGCAGTTGTGATAACTACATGTGTTTTCTTGCGTTGAGATTTAGATTACAATGAGTAGCCAACATTATATTACCAGATTCTGTCCTTCATGATCACCTTCTGCTTAAAGTGACATTGGTTGGCTAGCTAGTTCCCAAGTTCTCTCGCGATTTAGACCTAAATCAATGTACACGATTACTAAAGTCAAGTCCCTGAGCTACTGGTTAATGCCTACAGACAAAGACCAACTAGCAAGTCTTGGCTCACCGCTGCCAAAACCCCGTAGGGCCCTTCCAACTCGTAGTCCTCGTAGCAGCGCCGCCATATCCAGCTGCTAACAGATATTTAGACATCAGACGCATCATTTTTACGCGACTCACTTACGCAGCACGTAATACACGTCATTGCTTTGACCGGAGAGGTAAGTTAGCAGGTCAGCTAACATTGACCGAAAACCTTTTTGCCTTATTTCACGTTCAGAAAGTTTCACAATCAAAGCGGAACTACCACACACAGGTTTTGTTAATCTACAGTGAATTTGCACAGCGAAGACATACATTTTGATGTGGACGTTTTGTTAGCTGTTCGTTAAACAACGTTAGCTTACTAGCTAACTAATTTAGCTGGTTGGTAACTTGTCACGAAGAGAAAAGCACATTTGAACATCTTTAATTAAGAGTCAAGACCAAGACAATGTATTAAACGTGATGTGCTAAAATGGGCTTGATGATGTCTGTATGACTGGCAGTACATTTGCCATAAACGTTCGGTTTCTAGTCATTACGTTCTAGTTACACCTGATAGCCTGGATATCAGTCTCTTTAGCTAATCTACTCCCTGTCATGTGCCAAAGAGACTGGCCTTTCTGACGGTTACAGACTGTGCCGTTTAAGATTAGAgaggtttttttttaaagagcatggctttatttctattacagcatattggatgactgtcattcatattccattcacccagctcaatgtaacatcgatggGTTAAGACTACTATATGATACTCGACCTATAATGAGGTTGCTATAACCTAGTTTACGAATTCAAGTTTATAACGTAGGTGCACATGTCGGTACAAATGGATGTAATCAAGCTAACTGAGTGACACATTCAGTATCTCATTGCAcgctcttgcctgcatctagttgATCTATGGTGTAATCATAAATCCAAACAGTTACGCTTTGCAACCAAAACGAGAGTCTCTCTGTTcggtttgcttccgtttaagatttattttatttttttctccaaCAGAattaatacacccctgatcagCAGCACCCACAGATCACATTCATatcagccacatacaaacagcatcatCGCTTTActtgttgtataattccttctcacatctatgcactctcctctcacttttttccttcgcttgtggacttcagtgaacACCACAatagctgtctgtgaccaggtacTTAGTAAACCCACAGTACAGCAAACAGTTTATCAATTACACTGGCGTGCCCCAGTGGCAATAAATGAAtacaaccaaaagcttaccttgacttggaagagttccagtgttggacagccttacatgctgaccagacagGACACGTCGCATGCTCGagcgtcgcaaaataaatgtagaaatccatattattcaattattgcgccaacgagcatctgcgacgccaagggctaaaatagaactctggccctcgctacatattcgtcgccagacccactggctccaggtcatctacaagtccatgctaggtaaagctccgccttatctcagttcactggtcacgatggcaacacccacccgtagcacgcgctccagcaggtgtatctcactgatcatccctaaagccaacacctcatttggccgcctttccttccagttctctgctgcctgtgactggaacgaattgcaaaaatcgttgaagttggagacttttatctccctcaccaactttaaacatctgctatctgagcagctaaccgatcgctgcagctgtacatagtccatcggtaaataacccacccaattgacctacctcatccccatactgtttttatttatttacttttctgctcttttgcacaccagtatctctacctgcacatgaccatctgataatgtatcactccagtgttaatctgctaaattgtaattattcgcctgcCTCCTCATGacttttgcacacaatgtgtatagactctttttttcttttcttttttctactgtgttattgacttgtttattccatgtctatctctgtgttgctgtctgttcacactgctatgctttaatcttggccaggtcgcagttgtaaatgagaacttgttctcaactagcctacctggttaaataaaaaaatactttctgacgcagatcgcgctgaaagtcctgcctctcccatctcctcattgatttATAGAAGCAgttacccacgtgccatctcctcattggttatatc
This sequence is a window from Oncorhynchus gorbuscha isolate QuinsamMale2020 ecotype Even-year linkage group LG01, OgorEven_v1.0, whole genome shotgun sequence. Protein-coding genes within it:
- the LOC124037856 gene encoding ubiquinone biosynthesis protein COQ9-B, mitochondrial-like, whose amino-acid sequence is MAALLRGLRVGRALRGFGSVVVPKSSSPQCNGLRRGFHCAALRLQEDKDKSIPVPPSSAASSTTTYHEHYRAHPFKNNTATYTQEAPAPEADAKEAPQPNTSYADQSGEQGEEYETEEQLQAHILNAALDFVQLHGWTLEAISAGAETLGLSAASSGMFQNGAGDLVLHFIAQCNAQLTEQMAEQHNQVQLGQAEPKKTAEFLRDAVETRLRMLTPYMDNWPQAMSILLLPHNIPDSLKHLSTLVDDIWYYAGDRSTDLNWYTKRAALTGIYNTTELVMIQDSSEDFQDTWNFLENRIQDIVNMAGAAKRAASTGEAVAQGLLGAAVTLKNLTGINQRR